The following coding sequences lie in one Brettanomyces bruxellensis chromosome 6, complete sequence genomic window:
- a CDS encoding uncharacterized protein (BUSCO:EOG09261V2P), whose amino-acid sequence MSSNQFKLLSEKQSKNLAQIIQNFFTKAAQTIVEARDCSFTVGRPVEESQLTPPTPPDASDGSMPSAANRWFNIDLAGSKKKQYPESLMAELSLWRTRDVLLLPPLVVETVLDLRGLEANQTLVFEKENMLKTAKKSEIVLERWLVEFDMSIFDNQSVEVPGIYKRLVVLFRVLYTVLRLLPAYQLRNSLLESGQSALSVCVRAKILDGSKKIGSKGRIGLSRDLGRGSPGTGRSHLSTYLMQPVLTPIGALKVSASYRTSCDFAVRDNEELISDQLLGEAPRSRSPSSPGSVPRSRRQLSTTGTGQLPRRRSSVRSVPLFKVGSVASSSSQHQQQALVHARPSVSPRRHGPRGNGSFDSGLVANLSSNSLASFVSMRERGDFTSTKKEILNIPPEKSLPTQNVPTQNAPTQNPPPQNSQKQNSFSRSFSPSSNNYTADASIGVVASLPAKFASSFGSRFRTSIGSRQGSADNLASANPALQNFRMHARSIDSVGSEQDPSNSLYMDEDLEGFVKMLDSKPSLRLGATDEKSASRIYGESLREFKQLQKSNELFSEREAEEVGANPGQKDPFIRKGTPVPVTPHLKGTPVPISPHPRGTALPANRRASSSSSYSYSPSFQFMKLASSSGPSNPTVTPAVGYAGRFSSSPQTDPPFAAVGQMLRRSSAASSYSAQHQGSAGDPISRNTSFSRLPHELDPEALKLRSYKEQVFVSDDEDSDDLKDGRRPSASKNMQAILYNRRRQDDDEDELMFAMSDMTLARNNLDF is encoded by the exons ATGTCGTCAAATCAATTTAAACTACTTTCGGAAAAACAGTCGAAGAATTTGGCGCAGATCATCCAGAATTTCTTTACAAAGGCCGCCCAGACGATAGTCGAGGCCCGGGATTGCAGTTTTACGGTGGGCCGACCGGTGGAGGAGTCGCAACTGACGCCACCGACGCCACCAGATGCGTCGGATGGGTCGATGCCCTCGGCAGCAAACAGGTGGTTCAATATCGATCTTGCGGgatcgaaaaaaaagcagtacCCGGAATCTTTGATGGCAGAACTCTCCTTGTGGCGGACCCGGGACGTTTTGCTGCTCCCACCGCTTGTTGTGGAAACCGTGCTCGATCTCCGGGGCCTCGAGGCAAACCAGACTCTTGTTTTCGAAAAAGAGAACATGCTAAAAACGGCAAAAAAATCCGAGATTGTGCTGGAGCGGTGGCTTGTGGAATTCGACATGAGCATTTTTGACAACCAGTCCGTGGAGGTCCCAGGAATCTACAAGCGGCTGGTGGTGCTTTTCCGGGTGCTGTACACGGTGCTCCGGCTTTTGCCCGCGTACCAACTCCGAAACTCCCTTTTGGAGTCCGGCCAGTCGGCGCTCAGCGTTTGCGTGAGGGCAAAAATTCTTGAcggatcaaaaaaaatcggGTCCAAAGGGCGGATCGGGTTGAGCCGGGACCTTGGCCGGGGGTCTCCGGGCACCGGCAGGTCGCATCTCAGCACCTACCTGATGCAGCCCGTACTGACACCCATCGGCGCGCTAAAAGTTTCCGCGTCTTACCGCACGAGCTGCGATTTTGCCGTCAGGGACAACGAGGAGCTTATCTCGGACCAACTGCTGGGTGAGGCGCCGCGCTCACGCTCCCCGAGCTCACCAGGCAGCGTGCCACGGTCCCGGCGGCAGCTGAGCACCACGGGGACTGGCCAGTTGCCCCGCCGGCGCTCGTCCGTGCGCTCGGTTCCGCTTTTCAAGGTGGGGTCTGTTGCCTCTTCCTCGTCCCAGCACCAGCAGCAGGCGCTGGTGCACGCGCGGCCCTCCGTTTCCCCGAGAAGGCACGGGCCCAGGGGCAACGGCAGCTTTGACTCTGGCCTTGTGGCTAATCTGTCTTCGAATTCGTTGGCCTCTTTTGTGTCCATGAGGGAGCGGGGGGATTTCACATCgacaaaaaaggaaatattgaACATCCCTCCGGAGAAATCGCTTCCCACGCAAAATGTTCCCACGCAAAATGCCCCCACACAAAACCCTCCTCCCCAAAACTCCCAGAAACAAAACTCCTTCTCCCGCTCATTCAGCCCATCGTCCAACAACTACACAgccgacgcgtcgatcggcgTAGTTGCGTCGCTCCCCGCCAAGTTTGCCTCCTCTTTCGGATCAAGATTTAGAACCAGCATCGGTAGCCGGCAAGGCAGTGCAGACAACTTGGCAAGTGCAAATCCTGCACTTCAGAATTTTCGGATGCATGCGcggtcgatcgactcgGTCGGCTCTGAGCAAGATCCCTCCAACTCGCTTTATATGGACGAGGATCTCGAGGGTTTTGTGAAGATGCTGGATTCCAAACCGAGCCTCCGGCTTGGTGCCACGGATGAAAAAAGTGCCAGCCGGATTTACGGCGAGAGTTTGAGGGAATTCAAGCAGCTGCAGAAAAGCAACGAGTTGTTTTCTGAGCGGGAGGCCGAGGAGGTAGGCGCGAATCCCGGCCAAAAAGATCCCTTCATCCGGAAGGGCACGCCTGTGCCCGTTACCCCGCATCTGAAGGGCACACCTGTGCCCATTTCCCCTCACCCAAGGGGCACAGCTCTCCCTGCAAACAGAAGGGCAAgctcctcctcttcctaCTCGTATTCGCCATCTTTCCAATTTATGAAACTCGCCTCCAGCTCCGGTCCCTCCAACCCCACAGTGACCCCTGCCGTGGGATACGCGGGCcgcttttcttcctccccGCAGACGGACCCGCCGTTCGCCGCTGTGGGCCAAATGTTGCGGCGGTCGTCCGCTGCCTCCTCGTACTCTGCCCAGCACCAGGGCTCCGCGGGCGATCCCATTTCGAGGAATACTAGTTTTTCAAGGCTCCCGCACGAGCTCGACCCGGAGGCGCTGAAGCTGAGATCTTACAAGGAGCAGGTTTTTGTTTCCGATGACGAGGATTCCGATGACCTAAAAGATGGTAGGCGTCCGAGTGCTTCCAAAAATATGCAGGCTATTCTTTACAATCGCAGGC GccaagatgatgatgaagacgAACTAATGTTTGCCATGAGTGATATGACTTTGGCTAGAAACAACCTTGATTTCTGA
- a CDS encoding uncharacterized protein (BUSCO:EOG092610QT) — translation MAHPNTMKGLPSDLPPFTRKQSPKSFLYTRVLKNFLGEQAAYIYALLSTNERLSFSRIQQVSCMRPSHLRKILVSLIQMNCCTFYPKSGPPSVQLRPRQHKPREYYYYPKEEGCLKLAYADDIIRTIRGEYSDELPATIIQNVLSVGSLTIRDFLKPIASDKDQCYKVQKAFKLLVDDGWLEPVGKTTFLNMFDLFSATFKKTTSSFNREHPLSKTISQTKRMHMIKEMTYEKFIRLMEGEELHSLLRHSDNPGLMRELVGANYATDAKDKDEDSTELDLAGLINRDLPLTFCFERYLKRLRSAHFASAAKHRVGNISAKIYALVLNHVEERSRDVRSKGIILQRLLANVGQTTVGLNPHKKMEMANKLSLQDQSQSLSVTVPEIYKDLQLRGSKFGITEDDLYGTIYDPANPDAGAKPEKKRPLEPTGSDDDGANKKIRLEDFTNPNPGDGAGMDLGTSLLEMAESEDDPFGMGMQSSASASSGDPRIMTLLLQHLKLLCSDAHEPFLREASPGSFYVPFTELTPLVVKYTFKQYLKQILGSSCLRIFNFVEQEHLTDVKELAKRVLMRESDIRNVLDRMQEFNLIEFQEIPKTQDRSAIRAAFALRSNYRNALSAMKSCLIHNMGEVLESLEDIRFDNKILLDKVSRNDVKGREQELLLAGELKQLQKYYEFERQTLAKFFRLRSAVDVFEFMDGI, via the coding sequence ATGGCACACCCTAACACTATGAAAGGGCTTCCGTCGGACCTACCTCCTTTCACGAGGAAGCAGTCGCCAAAGTCCTTTTTATACACTCGtgtattgaaaaatttcctaGGAGAGCAGGCTGCTTATATTTACGCACTTCTTTCGACAAATGAGCGTTTGTCCTTCTCCAGAATACAGCAAGTGTCGTGCATGAGACCGTCGCATCTCCGCAAGATTCTTGTTTCGCTTATCCAGATGAACTGTTGCACGTTTTACCCAAAGAGTGGACCACCATCAGTGCAACTTAGACCAAGGCAGCACAAACCTCGAGAGTACTACTATTATCCAAAGGAAGAGGGCTGCTTGAAGTTGGCATACGCGGATGACATCATAAGGACGATCAGGGGAGAGTACTCGGACGAGTTGCCGGCAACAATTATCCAGAATGTGCTTTCAGTTGGAAGTTTGACGATCCGGGACTTCTTGAAGCCAATAGCATCAGATAAGGACCAATGCTACAAGGTTCAGAAGGCTTTTAAGCTTTTGGTGGATGACGGGTGGCTAGAGCCGGTGGGAAAGACGACGTTTTTGAACATGTTCGATCTTTTCAGTGCCACattcaagaaaacaacCTCGTCTTTCAACAGAGAGCACCCGCTTTCCAAAACCATCTCGCAGACTAAGAGAATGCACATGATCAAGGAGATGACGTACGAAAAGTTTATCCGGCTGATGGAGGGAGAGGAGTTGCACAGCCTGCTGCGTCACTCGGACAACCCGGGACTCATGCGGGAGCTCGTTGGTGCAAATTATGCAACTGATGCCAAAGATAAGGATGAAGATAGCACAGAGTTGGATTTGGCCGGCTTGATCAACAGAGACCTGCCGCTGACATTTTGCTTTGAACGGTACCTCAAGAGACTGCGGTCTGCACACTTTGCGAGTGCCGCAAAGCACCGTGTCGGGAATATTTCGGCCAAGATATACGCACTAGTGCTAAATCACGTTGAGGAGAGATCGCGAGACGTGAGGAGCAAAGGCATCATTTTGCAGCGTTTGTTGGCGAATGTGGGGCAAACAACGGTTGGGTTGAACCCGCACAAAAAGATGGAGATGGCAAACAAGCTCAGTTTGCAGGATCAATCGCAATCTTTGAGTGTTACAGTGCCTGAGATATACAAGGACCTCCAACTGCGGGGTTCGAAGTTCGGGATCACCGAGGACGACCTTTACGGCACGATCTACGACCCGGCGAACCCGGATGCCGGTGCAAAGCCCGAAAAAAAGCGGCCTCTTGAGCCAACTGGctctgatgatgatggtgcaaacaaaaaaatcagGTTGGAGGATTTCACGAATCCAAACCCGGGTGACGGTGCAGGGATGGACCTTGGTACAAGCTTGTTGGAGATGGCAGAGAGTGAGGACGACCCGTTTGGCATGGGAATGCAGAGTTCAGCATCAGCATCGTCCGGAGATCCCCGGATCATGACACTTCTTTTGCAGCACTTGAAGCTTCTCTGCTCGGATGCACACGAGCCGTTCTTGAGAGAGGCCAGCCCAGGCAGTTTTTACGTGCCGTTTACAGAGCTCACGCCGCTTGTTGTCAAATACACCTTCAAGCAGTATCTGAAGCAGATACTGGGCTCTTCATGTCTCCGtatcttcaactttgtGGAGCAGGAGCACTTGACGGACGTGAAGGAGCTGGCAAAGCGTGTTTTGATGCGTGAGAGCGATATCCGGAATGTTCTAGACAGGATGCAGGAGTTCAATCTGATCGAATTTCAGGAAATTCCAAAAACCCAGGACCGGTCGGCAATTCGGGCCGCTTTTGCCTTGAGATCCAACTACAGAAATGCACTAAGTGCCATGAAGAGTTGCCTGATTCATAATATGGGCGAGGTGCTTGAGAGTCTTGAGGATATCCGCTTTGACAACAAGATTCTCTTGGATAAGGTGAGCCGGAATGACGTTAAGGGAAGAGAGCAGGAGCTTTTGTTGGCAGGCGAGTTGAAGCAGTTGCAGAAGTATTATGAGTTTGAGAGGCAGACGCTGGCGAAGTTTTTCAGGTTGCGGTCTGCAGTTGATGTGTTTGAGTTCATGGATGGGATTTGA
- a CDS encoding uncharacterized protein (MEROPS:MER0003544): protein MFSRISTRTFSTSAARAIKVSTKAAVDSPVSSLKVVVKQAGSKSTPAGLSHLLASSAFLNTKSKSGLRLKREAELLGGSYKASVTRDALVLEATFLKEALPFFVSALSGVLTETSFKPHELDELVLPYATHVARQAAECPATKALEELHAVSFRRGLGQPLYYDGTKKYSSFDLATFAKALFTSDNIEVVGQNVDKAALDKFVAESALSKLPESKNKTVAKTAQKIYTGVESRIRQPGKTVAILGVPVSPEDIPSYELVAAAVYSAIPASYNLSVKTNVLPYEEAGLYYISFASEDASEVSDGLKKAAAALKKASGAKLSQYKPLAGYLAAISGREADFSSAKTVKVPKFNLVVVGDVDTVPLAGEL from the coding sequence ATGTTTTCTAGAATCAGCACAAGAACATTCTCAACATCGGCTGCAAGGGCCATAAAGGTGTCAACAAAGGCGGCAGTGGACTCACCAGTGTCATCTTTGAAGGTTGTGGTGAAGCAGGCGGGCTCGAAAAGCACCCCTGCCGGGTTATCGCACCTTTTGGCATCCTCAGCATTTCTCAACACGAAATCCAAGTCAGGATTGAGGCTCAAGAGGGAGGCAGAGCTCCTCGGGGGATCGTACAAGGCGTCAGTCACAAGGGATGCTCTTGTTCTCGAGGCCACGTTCCTCAAGGAGGCGCTCCCCTTCTTTGTGAGTGCCCTTTCTGGTGTTTTAACAGAAACATCTTTCAAACCACACGAACTTGACGAGTTGGTGCTCCCATACGCCACCCACGTTGCCCGGCAGGCCGCAGAGTGCCCGGCAACAAAAGCCCTCGAGGAGTTGCATGCTGTGTCCTTCAGAAGGGGACTTGGACAGCCTCTTTACTACGATGGCACAAAGAAATATTCATCTTTCGATCTGGCCACGTTTGCAAAAGCCCTTTTCACGAGCGACAACATCGAGGTGGTGGGCCAGAACGTGGACAAGGCTGCATTGGACAAGTTTGTGGCCGAATCCGCACTCTCGAAGTTGCCCGAGTCGAAAAATAAGACTGTTGCAAAGACTGCACAGAAGATTTACACTGGTGTTGAGTCCAGAATCAGGCAGCCGGGCAAGACTGTTGCCATTCTTGGCGTGCCCGTGTCCCCAGAAGACATCCCATCGTACGAGTTGGTTGCCGCAGCCGTCTACAGTGCAATTCCAGCCAGTTACAACCTCTCAGTCAAGACAAATGTCCTCCCATACGAGGAAGCAGGCCTCTACTACATCTCTTTTGCATCCGAGGATGCATCCGAGGTCTCAGATGGCCTCAAGAAGGCGGCAGCGGCTTTGAAAAAGGCCTCCGGTGCCAAATTGTCGCAGTACAAGCCTTTGGCCGGCTATTTGGCGGCAATTTCCGGCCGGGAGGCCGATTTCAGCTCCGCCAAGACTGTCAAAGTCCCTAAATTCAACcttgttgttgttggtgACGTCGACACGGTTCCCCTTGCCGGAGAATTGTGA
- a CDS encoding uncharacterized protein (BUSCO:EOG09264331), giving the protein MPEAPNKHASTSSRQDFIAKIRYNNDLPPPPCAPKLLNYTNVKDPQSLESTTFLSGLFRTENFGNLVPLNDDLGMTMNVMKMPECIEKNSISSLGALTPEYGDGLNLHPSDQLLLTDPVRSTTVKGETVPFLRRTQYIAADKTQLPSRYSAGTISTASATRSILQKKMQLKKGEELDPKEQLHAVESMFDTTVFEGKVEKLRHPIRKNLRAKRVWNFLPDTSMLDQKFYDVKFLSSASIRKGKSKKESGIKSENDPRLLTSMFREIKVNAGTTLVSCYTTNTDSAKEIRTQLNDENENAPISKQEAEDSAGTTSYTYDKVRDYDGKVKPFADSEKLRHLAITFNEKTKTAMYIPLSGKLELRKGRIDPYLEPKVREMSYDQIYLSIREPTREEIDYRDMLRSDYDPMEFGAEDEETGKGDDEKEEEKEKEKDDKEDKETSEHKN; this is encoded by the coding sequence ATGCCGGAAGCACCAAACAAACAcgcttcaacttcttcgaGGCAAGACTTTATTGCCAAGATTCGTTACAACAATGATCTTCCTCCCCCTCCATGTGCACCAAAGCTGCTTAATTACACGAATGTGAAGGATCCGCAGTCTTTGGAGTCGACGACGTTTCTCAGCGGGCTTTTTAGAACGGAGAATTTTGGCAATTTGGTGCCTTTGAACGATGATTTGGGAATGACGATGAATGTTATGAAAATGCCAGAATGTATTGAGAAAAACAGTATTTCGTCATTGGGTGCCCTCACACCTGAATATGGCGATGGGCTCAATCTCCATCCAAGCGACCAGCTCCTTTTAACCGACCCGGTGAGAAGCACAACGGTGAAAGGTGAAACAGTGCCTTTTCTTCGCAGAACTCAGTATATTGCAGCAGACAAGACACAACTCCCCTCAAGATACTCGGCAGGCACCATCAGCACCGCTTCGGCCACTAGGAGCATActtcagaagaagatgcagTTGAAGAAAGGCGAGGAATTGGACCCAAAGGAGCAGTTGCATGCAGTTGAGTCGATGTTTGACACAACTGTGTTTGAAGGGAAAGTGGAGAAGTTGAGGCACCCAATAAGGAAAAACCTCAGGGCCAAGAGGGTCTGGAACTTCTTGCCCGACACGTCGATGCTGGACCAGAAGTTTTACGATGTCAAATTCCTCTCTTCCGCGTCGATTCGGAAGggtaaaagtaaaaaagaaagtggCATCAAGTCGGAAAACGACCCCAGGTTGCTCACATCGATGTTTCGGGAGATTAAGGTTAATGCAGGCACGACCTTGGTGTCGTGCTATACGACAAATACGGATAGTGCCAAGGAGATACGGACGCAGCTCAACGACGAGAATGAAAACGCACCAATCAGCAAGCAGGAGGCCGAGGATTCCGCCGGAACCACATCCTACACATACGACAAGGTCCGTGACTATGACGGCAAGGTCAAGCCGTTTGCGGACTCCGAGAAACTTCGCCATCTGGCCATCACGTTCAACGAGAAGACGAAAACGGCAATGTACATTCCTCTTTCCGGAAAGCTGGAGCTCAGAAAGGGAAGAATCGATCCATATCTTGAGCCCAAGGTCCGCGAGATGTCGTATGACCAGATATATCTTTCTATTAGAGAGCCCACCAGGGAAGAAATCGATTATAGGGATATGCTGCGGAGTGATTATGATCCGATGGAGTTTGGGGCAGAAGATGAGGAGACGGGAAAAGGGGATgatgagaaggaggaggaaaaagagaaagagaaagatgataaaGAGGATAAAGAGACTTCCGAGCACAAGAACTGA